One uncultured Alphaproteobacteria bacterium genomic region harbors:
- a CDS encoding Efflux transporter, RND family, MFP subunit (fragment), which translates to MRSTLLAIAALAVASAPAFGAEDFTVSETRLRDEKAVFATVEAVREVPARVRTGGTVVRLSVREGDRVERGQVVAVVADEKIGLRIAALDAEIAGLKAQLAQAQTDLARAEPLLAGGYVAKSRIDELRTGVSVATQSLKARTAERAVLDRQTAEGEVAAPAAGRVLTVPVATGSVVMAGETVATIAGEGLMVRLSVPERHARFLAAGDAIRLDGEDLTGGGTGAGVVTLVYPHIVDGRVTADARVEGLSDRFVGQRVRVWVPGGARAALVVPEHLLTVRFGLDYARLRAADGATVEVPVQRGRPAPSADLPDGLEILSGLRPGDVLVRP; encoded by the coding sequence ATGCGTTCGACGCTTCTGGCGATCGCCGCCCTGGCGGTCGCGTCCGCGCCCGCTTTCGGCGCGGAAGACTTCACGGTTTCCGAAACCCGGCTGCGCGACGAGAAGGCGGTGTTCGCCACCGTCGAGGCGGTGCGCGAGGTGCCTGCCCGGGTACGCACCGGCGGTACCGTCGTCCGCCTTTCGGTGCGCGAGGGCGACCGGGTGGAGCGCGGCCAGGTGGTGGCGGTGGTCGCCGACGAAAAGATCGGCCTGCGCATCGCCGCCCTCGACGCTGAGATCGCCGGGCTCAAGGCCCAGCTCGCCCAGGCGCAGACCGATCTCGCGCGCGCCGAACCGCTGCTCGCGGGCGGCTACGTGGCGAAATCCCGGATCGACGAACTGCGCACCGGAGTTTCTGTGGCGACCCAGTCCCTGAAGGCCCGCACCGCCGAGCGCGCGGTGCTCGACCGGCAGACCGCCGAGGGCGAGGTCGCCGCGCCCGCCGCCGGACGGGTGCTGACGGTGCCGGTGGCGACCGGCTCGGTGGTGATGGCGGGCGAAACCGTGGCGACGATCGCGGGCGAAGGGCTGATGGTGCGCCTGAGCGTGCCCGAACGCCACGCCCGATTCCTCGCGGCGGGGGATGCGATCCGCCTCGACGGGGAAGATCTGACCGGCGGCGGAACCGGAGCCGGCGTCGTCACCCTGGTGTACCCGCACATCGTCGACGGCCGCGTCACCGCCGACGCGCGGGTCGAGGGCCTGTCCGACCGCTTCGTCGGCCAGCGGGTGCGGGTGTGGGTGCCGGGCGGCGCGCGCGCCGCGCTGGTGGTGCCGGAGCATCTGCTGACGGTGCGCTTCGGCCTCGACTACGCCCGCCTGCGCGCCGCCGACGGCGCGACCGTCGAGGTGCCGGTGCAGCGCGGGCGTCCCGCCCCCTCCGCGGATCTCCCCGACGGTCTCGAAATCCTCTCGGGTCTCCGGCCCGGCGACGTGCTGGTGCGGCCATGA
- a CDS encoding conserved exported hypothetical protein (Evidence 4 : Homologs of previously reported genes of unknown function): protein MNLDKSVVSFAGAMVLAGVALGYWVSPWGYALSALIGLNLFQAGFTGFCPAAVLLKKLGVPPGNAFR, encoded by the coding sequence ATGAATCTCGACAAATCGGTCGTGTCGTTCGCCGGCGCGATGGTGCTCGCGGGCGTCGCCCTCGGCTACTGGGTCAGCCCCTGGGGATATGCGCTCTCCGCCCTGATCGGCCTCAACCTGTTTCAGGCGGGCTTCACCGGCTTCTGCCCGGCGGCGGTGCTGTTGAAGAAGCTCGGAGTGCCGCCGGGCAACGCGTTTCGCTGA